In Candidatus Eisenbacteria bacterium, a single window of DNA contains:
- a CDS encoding T9SS type A sorting domain-containing protein — translation MMCRFSAVLILTAFLLSPVQVLGIQESLPSEFEIPIPRVIDQRAYDPAFDQALSLLDPGWQSFINGEGKGWIVTMWAEETGLPAFAMGPGLPCLSNALSDGRQVEEAARRFIEGHSSLFGVGSDQLELESFLDHGGKQHLIFRQTYQGIPIVPSQLHMSFQAGLLVAFGSEVYPDLDLYPGAGIDLPAAVAAGTSGLPWKDGTDALRSNRLVVLAIPMEDATAFFLSYELILETKDPEGFWRTYVDASDGELLGRINEIAYGTFSGDVKSDVLFHPAGEYIEMDMPDLRVSITGGDVVYTDSDGDYSGSGPDLPANVKAEMWGRYARVYDDEDQAYDEISATCDPGVPHHFKFDDTNTNAAERSCFYHTNIVHSWIKNVDPAFTSLDGATLCRVNIATSSCNAFWNGNAINFYREGGGCVNMATMPEVIYHEYGHAITQYTYAPSPAPTSSGMGEAFSDYIGMTITDEPIMGEGYLGGSGWMRTGENLRQYPGTECGGEVHCLGEITMGALWKTRVAMIDKFGHDDGITTMDDLFRRTHQTKKTNIPAFLSQLIVEDDDNGNPADGSPDYYEICDAFAIHNVICPSLTIYVDVEHEGLGDTGNTLTPYEVVADIESISAGAFAADSIRIFYSLDGVSFSSVPMTETGTPHEYRGEIPAQPAGTVVDYYIRAVTENNVAGTNPFRAPEKGVNQFLVGYFAERLNGGLESHAGWIESAVDDDATDGFWEWGDPEVKLHPTTADTIQPAYDHSPDGVNCYVTRNMGGFWTNGNVNSGQVTLTTPALDLTTAEGGGFVEFWFFMADYNVADDTLFVDISGDGLSWHPLARINNPEALTYNTWTRFKAYFRDTDIDFTSNVQVRFIAKDDPNNSILEAAIDDLVVTVNDLTGADVGNQPAAPAVFRVEPARPNPFGPRTVFQYQIPETSPVKIEIFNVQGERVRVLADKTQPPGVYEMVFDGRSRTGRPLPSGLYFARVRAGAQVKTFTMAILR, via the coding sequence ATGATGTGTAGATTCTCGGCGGTCCTGATACTGACGGCGTTTTTACTGAGTCCGGTGCAGGTTTTAGGCATCCAGGAGTCGCTCCCCTCGGAGTTTGAGATTCCGATTCCCCGGGTGATCGATCAGCGGGCGTACGATCCCGCATTCGATCAGGCATTGAGTCTGCTCGATCCCGGTTGGCAATCCTTCATCAACGGCGAGGGAAAAGGCTGGATTGTCACAATGTGGGCTGAAGAGACCGGACTTCCCGCCTTTGCGATGGGCCCGGGGCTTCCCTGTCTCTCAAACGCCCTTTCCGATGGCCGGCAGGTTGAAGAGGCGGCCCGCCGGTTTATAGAGGGCCACTCCTCCCTCTTCGGCGTTGGTTCGGATCAGCTCGAACTGGAATCCTTTCTCGATCATGGCGGCAAGCAGCACCTGATCTTCCGGCAGACCTATCAGGGAATCCCGATCGTGCCTTCTCAGTTGCACATGAGTTTCCAAGCGGGTCTTCTCGTCGCCTTTGGTTCGGAGGTCTATCCTGATCTGGATCTTTATCCCGGAGCGGGGATTGATCTTCCGGCGGCGGTTGCAGCGGGGACGTCCGGACTTCCCTGGAAGGACGGAACCGATGCCCTAAGAAGCAACCGGTTGGTCGTTCTGGCGATTCCGATGGAAGATGCCACGGCCTTCTTTCTCTCGTATGAACTGATCCTCGAGACAAAGGATCCGGAAGGCTTCTGGCGGACCTATGTCGATGCCTCCGACGGGGAGCTCTTGGGACGGATCAATGAGATCGCCTACGGCACCTTCTCTGGAGATGTAAAAAGTGATGTCCTCTTTCATCCTGCTGGTGAATACATAGAAATGGATATGCCGGACCTGCGCGTCAGTATTACGGGCGGTGATGTCGTCTATACTGATTCAGACGGTGACTATTCGGGATCGGGACCCGATCTTCCGGCCAATGTGAAGGCTGAGATGTGGGGCCGGTATGCCCGCGTCTATGATGATGAGGACCAGGCCTATGATGAGATCTCGGCAACCTGCGATCCCGGAGTGCCGCATCATTTTAAATTTGATGATACCAACACCAATGCCGCCGAGCGGTCTTGCTTCTACCATACTAATATCGTTCATTCGTGGATCAAGAATGTCGACCCTGCATTCACCAGTTTGGACGGGGCGACCCTCTGCCGCGTGAATATCGCCACTAGCAGCTGCAATGCCTTCTGGAATGGAAACGCTATCAATTTCTATCGCGAGGGTGGCGGTTGCGTCAATATGGCGACGATGCCGGAGGTGATTTATCACGAGTATGGCCATGCCATTACACAATACACTTACGCGCCCTCTCCAGCCCCGACCAGTTCCGGAATGGGCGAGGCCTTCTCCGATTATATCGGGATGACGATTACCGATGAGCCTATCATGGGTGAGGGATATCTCGGCGGGAGCGGATGGATGCGGACCGGGGAAAATCTCCGCCAGTATCCCGGGACGGAATGCGGCGGGGAGGTTCATTGCCTGGGCGAAATCACGATGGGGGCCCTGTGGAAAACGCGCGTCGCCATGATCGATAAATTCGGGCATGATGACGGCATTACAACCATGGATGACCTGTTCCGCAGGACGCATCAGACCAAGAAAACCAATATTCCCGCATTTTTGAGCCAGCTCATTGTAGAGGATGACGACAACGGAAATCCCGCCGATGGATCGCCGGACTATTACGAGATCTGTGATGCGTTTGCCATCCATAACGTGATCTGCCCCTCCTTGACGATCTATGTCGATGTGGAGCACGAAGGGCTCGGAGATACGGGGAATACCCTGACTCCCTATGAGGTGGTCGCCGATATCGAGTCGATTTCAGCGGGGGCATTCGCCGCCGATTCGATCCGGATCTTCTACTCATTAGATGGTGTTAGTTTCTCTTCCGTTCCGATGACTGAAACCGGGACCCCGCATGAGTACAGGGGCGAGATCCCCGCGCAACCGGCGGGAACCGTTGTAGATTATTATATCCGCGCCGTTACGGAGAATAACGTTGCAGGGACAAATCCTTTCCGCGCTCCGGAGAAGGGTGTGAATCAATTCCTTGTCGGCTATTTCGCCGAGAGGCTGAACGGCGGCCTCGAAAGTCATGCCGGATGGATCGAGAGCGCCGTGGATGATGATGCCACCGATGGTTTCTGGGAGTGGGGGGATCCTGAGGTCAAACTGCACCCGACCACCGCCGATACGATCCAACCCGCCTATGATCATTCACCCGACGGGGTGAACTGCTATGTTACGAGAAACATGGGCGGTTTTTGGACCAATGGGAATGTCAACAGCGGCCAGGTGACCTTAACCACACCGGCTCTCGATTTGACGACCGCCGAGGGGGGCGGGTTTGTAGAATTCTGGTTCTTCATGGCTGATTATAATGTTGCCGACGATACGCTCTTTGTTGATATAAGCGGCGATGGCCTCTCTTGGCACCCCTTGGCCCGGATCAATAATCCCGAGGCCTTGACATACAACACCTGGACTCGATTCAAAGCCTACTTCCGCGATACCGATATCGATTTTACGTCGAATGTACAGGTCCGGTTTATTGCAAAGGACGATCCCAATAATTCAATCCTGGAAGCAGCGATAGACGATCTGGTTGTCACTGTGAACGATCTCACCGGCGCTGATGTGGGTAATCAACCGGCCGCACCCGCCGTCTTCCGTGTGGAGCCGGCACGGCCCAATCCCTTCGGACCGCGAACGGTTTTTCAGTATCAGATTCCTGAGACAAGCCCCGTTAAGATTGAGATCTTTAATGTGC
- a CDS encoding bifunctional homocysteine S-methyltransferase/methylenetetrahydrofolate reductase — MAIRHQFLERLDRGPVLCDGAMGTMLYSRGIHISRCFDELNLSHPDLVGSIHRDYIRAGVDIIETNTYGANRVKLLPHALEDRVVEINRAGAELARECVLASESPVWVGGSVGPIGKPLKISRTISSDESEDIFIEQIKALVYGGVDLLILETFSHLEELKLAIRVARHLTDIPIVAQMSFLENGMTIEGDRPEEIPAPLSEAGADVVGVNCSFGPKLMLETLQQMASKSQGIYLAAQPNAGNPELVEGRWIYVSSPEYMAEYARRLVQSAGVRFIGGCCGTTPEHIRAMSGMLKSMSPHSGSVSYTGVIEEDDTEPMQPVPLPQRSKFARDLAVGRFCASVEMNPPRTLTIEKFLDGARLLKEAGVDVINIPDGPRATARISPLAMAILVQNRIDLEVFLHYSCRDRNLLGMQSDLLGAHILGIRNLLIVTGDPPKLGDYPNATAVFDVDSIGLTAMVHRMNCGLNLVGRTLEKTTSFLAAVGVNPGAINLDEEIRRFREKVQAGAECVFTQPVFDLENLQEFLIRTEDIPIPVIAGILPLTSFRNAEFFHNEVPGMNIPEAVRERMRRVGSGKKARAEGITIAKAALLECRGNPRIRGVYIMPPLGYYEMALEVLGPILEERRSS; from the coding sequence ATGGCCATCCGACACCAATTTCTCGAGAGACTTGACCGTGGACCGGTCCTTTGCGATGGAGCGATGGGGACCATGCTCTATTCCAGAGGCATCCATATCAGCCGCTGTTTTGACGAGTTGAATCTCTCGCATCCCGATCTGGTCGGATCGATCCATCGCGATTATATCCGTGCCGGCGTTGATATCATCGAAACCAACACCTATGGCGCCAACCGGGTCAAGCTCCTCCCCCATGCCCTGGAAGACCGGGTGGTGGAGATCAACCGGGCCGGCGCCGAGCTGGCCCGTGAATGCGTTTTGGCGTCTGAAAGCCCCGTGTGGGTGGGCGGAAGTGTCGGCCCCATCGGAAAGCCCCTGAAAATCTCCCGGACCATCTCCAGCGACGAAAGCGAAGATATCTTCATCGAGCAGATAAAGGCGCTTGTCTATGGCGGTGTCGATCTTCTCATCCTTGAAACCTTTTCACATCTCGAGGAACTGAAACTCGCCATCCGCGTCGCCCGCCATCTGACGGATATCCCCATTGTCGCACAAATGTCATTTTTAGAAAACGGGATGACGATCGAGGGAGACCGGCCCGAGGAGATCCCCGCCCCTCTCTCTGAAGCGGGCGCCGACGTCGTCGGCGTGAATTGCAGCTTCGGTCCAAAGCTGATGTTGGAAACACTGCAGCAGATGGCGTCTAAGTCGCAGGGTATTTACCTCGCCGCCCAGCCGAATGCCGGAAACCCGGAACTGGTTGAAGGACGCTGGATTTACGTCAGCTCTCCCGAGTATATGGCCGAGTATGCCCGCCGTCTTGTACAATCAGCGGGCGTTCGTTTTATTGGCGGTTGTTGCGGAACGACACCGGAACACATCCGCGCCATGTCCGGCATGCTCAAGTCCATGAGTCCTCATTCAGGCTCTGTGTCTTACACCGGTGTCATCGAGGAAGACGACACGGAGCCCATGCAGCCCGTCCCCCTCCCTCAGCGTTCCAAATTCGCCAGAGACCTGGCGGTAGGACGGTTTTGTGCCAGTGTCGAGATGAATCCGCCCAGAACCCTCACCATTGAGAAGTTTCTCGACGGGGCGCGCCTTCTCAAGGAAGCGGGCGTGGATGTTATTAATATACCCGATGGGCCCCGCGCCACGGCCCGCATAAGCCCGCTGGCGATGGCAATACTTGTACAAAATAGAATTGATCTCGAGGTTTTTCTTCATTACTCCTGCAGGGATCGGAACCTCCTGGGTATGCAATCGGATCTTTTGGGGGCTCATATTCTCGGGATTCGCAACCTGCTGATCGTCACCGGTGACCCACCGAAACTGGGCGACTATCCCAATGCCACCGCAGTTTTTGATGTCGATTCAATAGGACTGACGGCGATGGTTCATCGAATGAACTGCGGATTAAATCTGGTGGGACGGACGCTTGAGAAGACAACCTCTTTTTTGGCCGCTGTTGGTGTGAATCCGGGCGCGATCAATCTTGACGAGGAGATCCGCCGGTTCCGTGAAAAAGTCCAGGCCGGCGCTGAATGCGTCTTCACGCAGCCGGTTTTTGATCTTGAAAATCTGCAGGAGTTTCTCATCCGGACGGAAGATATTCCCATCCCGGTCATCGCCGGCATTCTGCCGCTGACGAGTTTCCGTAACGCCGAGTTCTTTCACAATGAAGTTCCTGGAATGAATATCCCTGAGGCGGTCCGCGAAAGGATGCGCCGGGTCGGTTCCGGGAAAAAGGCCCGGGCCGAGGGAATCACAATCGCCAAAGCAGCCCTGCTGGAATGCCGAGGGAATCCCCGCATCCGGGGCGTCTATATTATGCCTCCGCTGGGATACTACGAGATGGCTCTGGAGGTGTTGGGACCGATACTCGAGGAGCGCCGGTCTTCCTAA
- a CDS encoding tetratricopeptide repeat protein — MNRHTVSGSRLLLVLFLFFVILAPSAASGVSGYTKKKMTREIESARSLLGQGEIDRARAALQRVLRMDPNHVGAHHLLAQMAFDRDQWAIADHHINWLLRRNPRDETALFLSALLNNRTGERLKAHTQLRILVKIGARNPAVYRELAGYLMEDGHPEEAALVLVLGTEQSASGGVLIQECGEVWKKLRHPEVALSLWQCTRAESAPNIPSLFQQAYLYHRLMDYPEARALYESVLLLSPEHDQALYNLSLIHRSEGDQEAAARTLERLIEVSPGFELAYAELARVYLTLDRPQEALDLLKRYLNIGNDPDLQVLAKEAIARLSGEDQDGDGGPAESSNDGQNKESDGSR; from the coding sequence GTGAACCGTCACACTGTTTCGGGCAGCCGTCTCCTGCTCGTCCTGTTCCTGTTTTTTGTGATACTGGCGCCATCCGCCGCCTCCGGCGTTTCAGGTTATACGAAGAAAAAGATGACGCGCGAGATTGAGTCGGCGAGAAGTCTGCTGGGCCAAGGTGAAATCGATCGGGCCCGGGCCGCCCTCCAGCGGGTCCTGCGGATGGATCCGAATCATGTTGGCGCCCATCACCTTCTCGCGCAGATGGCTTTTGACCGAGATCAATGGGCTATTGCGGATCATCACATCAATTGGCTTCTGCGCAGGAATCCGCGGGATGAGACGGCCCTGTTTCTTAGCGCGCTGTTAAACAACAGAACGGGCGAGCGGCTCAAAGCCCACACACAGCTGCGAATTCTGGTCAAGATCGGCGCCCGGAATCCGGCCGTCTACCGGGAATTAGCGGGATATTTGATGGAAGATGGACATCCGGAGGAAGCGGCGCTGGTGCTGGTGCTGGGAACGGAGCAGTCGGCGTCGGGCGGTGTTCTTATACAAGAGTGCGGCGAGGTCTGGAAGAAGCTCCGACACCCGGAAGTGGCCCTGTCTCTGTGGCAATGCACCCGAGCGGAAAGCGCTCCAAATATTCCGTCTCTATTCCAACAAGCCTATCTTTATCACCGCCTCATGGATTATCCGGAGGCGAGGGCTCTGTATGAATCCGTACTGCTCTTGTCCCCCGAACATGACCAGGCGCTGTATAACCTCTCGCTGATTCACAGATCCGAAGGTGACCAAGAGGCCGCGGCGCGGACTTTGGAAAGGTTGATTGAGGTCAGTCCCGGCTTTGAACTTGCCTATGCTGAGCTCGCGAGGGTCTATCTTACCCTCGATCGGCCGCAGGAGGCTCTCGATCTATTGAAACGGTATCTCAACATCGGCAACGATCCTGATCTTCAAGTCCTGGCGAAGGAGGCGATCGCGAGATTATCGGGAGAGGATCAAGATGGAGACGGCGGCCCGGCTGAGAGCTCGAATGACGGCCAGAATAAGGAATCGGATGGAAGCCGGTAG